From Eschrichtius robustus isolate mEscRob2 chromosome 7, mEscRob2.pri, whole genome shotgun sequence, a single genomic window includes:
- the MORN4 gene encoding MORN repeat-containing protein 4: protein MTLTKGSFTYSSGEEYRGEWKEGRRHGFGQLMFADGGTYLGHFENGLFNGFGVLTFSDGSRYEGEFAQGKFNGVGVFIRHDNMTFEGEFKNGRVDGLGLLTFPDGSHGIPRNEGLFENNKLLRREKCSAVVQRAQSASKSARSLTA, encoded by the exons ATGACCCTGACAAAAGGTTCCTTCACCTACTCCAGTGGGGAGGAATATCGTGGCGAGTGGAAGGAGG GCCGCAGACATGGTTTTGGTCAACTGATGTTTGCAGATGGTGGCACCTACCTGGGCCATTTTGAGAATGGGCTCTTTAATGGCTTCGGGGTACTAACCTTCTCAGATGGCTCGAG GTATGAGGGGGAGTTTGCCCAGGGCAAGTTCAACGGCGTCGGAGTCTTCATTCGACATGACAACATGACCTTTGAGGGGGAATTTAAAAACGGCAGAGTGGATGGTTTGG GCCTGCTGACTTTCCCTGATGGTTCTCACGGAATACCCCGCAACGAAGGTCTGTTCGAGAACAACAAGCTTCTGCGGCGCGAGAAGTGCTCGGCGGTGGTTCAGCGGGCCCAGAGCGCCTCCAAGTCAGCCCGGAGCCTCACCGCCTGA